Proteins encoded by one window of Ramlibacter tataouinensis:
- a CDS encoding branched-chain amino acid ABC transporter permease has translation MDALLLQLLNGLDKGGAYALIALGLTLIFGTLGVVNFAHGALFMLGGFCAVVLHKLLTISKMVKDTSVTFFDSYKEVPYLTLWFGEAGARVIDYAVPLSVLLAIPVMLVLGIAFERGLIRHFYRRPHADQILVTFGLAIVLQELVKAYFGANPIPVPTPDALTGSADIGAWFGLGGSITYPWWRLVYFLFSLGVIGAVFAFLRFTTFGMVVRAGMRDRETVGLFGINIQRRFTVVFGIAVVVAGVAGAMYTPILAPDYHMGMEFLVLSFVVVVVGGMGSLGGAVLAGFLLGILQSFASMNEVKALVPGIDQVIIYLVAVAILLVRPRGLLGRKGLMET, from the coding sequence ATGGACGCCCTCCTGCTGCAACTGCTCAACGGCCTGGACAAGGGCGGGGCCTACGCGCTCATCGCCCTGGGCCTGACGCTGATCTTCGGCACGCTGGGGGTGGTGAACTTCGCCCACGGGGCGCTGTTCATGCTGGGCGGCTTCTGTGCGGTGGTGCTGCACAAGCTGTTGACGATCTCGAAGATGGTCAAGGACACCTCCGTGACCTTCTTCGACTCGTACAAGGAGGTGCCCTACCTGACGCTGTGGTTCGGCGAGGCCGGCGCCCGGGTGATCGACTACGCGGTGCCGCTGTCGGTGCTGCTGGCGATTCCCGTGATGCTGGTGCTGGGCATCGCCTTCGAGCGCGGGCTGATCCGGCATTTCTACCGCCGTCCGCACGCCGACCAGATCCTGGTGACCTTCGGCCTGGCCATCGTGCTGCAGGAGCTGGTCAAGGCGTACTTCGGCGCCAACCCGATCCCGGTGCCCACGCCCGACGCGCTGACCGGCAGCGCCGACATCGGCGCCTGGTTCGGGCTGGGCGGCTCGATCACGTACCCGTGGTGGCGGCTGGTGTACTTCCTGTTCTCGCTGGGGGTGATCGGCGCGGTGTTCGCCTTCCTGCGCTTCACCACCTTTGGCATGGTGGTGCGCGCCGGCATGCGCGACCGCGAAACCGTGGGCCTGTTCGGCATCAACATCCAGCGCCGCTTCACGGTGGTGTTCGGCATCGCGGTGGTGGTGGCCGGCGTGGCCGGCGCCATGTACACGCCGATCCTGGCGCCCGACTACCACATGGGCATGGAATTCCTGGTGCTGTCCTTCGTGGTGGTGGTGGTCGGCGGCATGGGCTCGCTCGGCGGGGCGGTGCTGGCCGGTTTCTTGCTCGGCATCCTGCAGTCGTTCGCCTCGATGAACGAGGTCAAGGCGCTGGTGCCCGGCATCGACCAGGTGATCATCTACCTGGTCGCGGTGGCGATCCTGCTGGTGCGCCCGCGCGGGCTGCTGGGCCGCAAGGGCCTGATGGAAACCTGA
- a CDS encoding branched-chain amino acid ABC transporter permease, translated as MTSNRRNDLLLVAGFAAAVLALPLWAAPLGAGYPDLLQRFAIYGIFAIGFNILFGLTGYLSFGHAAFLGVGSYTAVWCFKLLTVNVLPAVLCGMVVAGLFALVIGYVSLRRSGIYFAILTLAFAQMSYNLAYSVLTPVTNGETGLQMARTDPRLIDTWLHGASPVIPSTHLFGIPMSGYSGFYFCAVLLIAAFWVALRISRSPFGTMLRAIRSNQNRLNFTGVHSRPYALAAFVISGVYAGLAGSLLAVTDPLAGAERMQWTASGEVVLMTILGGVGTMLGPVLGAAVIKYFENIFSAFNAQTLHHLFSFLPDPVENAVVGLLGLFVGEGWQLTLGVLFMIVVVFLPGGIMEGIERVGRLLRRRRSDGAQAAAAAPAGPAHGAAPQPNPAAAGSRNPAAQHARGAA; from the coding sequence ATGACAAGCAACCGCCGCAACGACCTGCTGCTGGTGGCCGGCTTCGCCGCCGCCGTGCTGGCGCTGCCGCTGTGGGCGGCGCCGCTGGGCGCCGGCTACCCCGACCTGCTGCAGCGCTTCGCGATCTACGGCATCTTCGCCATCGGCTTCAACATCCTGTTCGGGCTGACCGGCTATCTGTCGTTCGGCCACGCGGCCTTCCTGGGCGTGGGCTCGTACACCGCCGTCTGGTGCTTCAAGCTGCTGACGGTGAACGTGCTGCCGGCGGTGCTGTGCGGCATGGTGGTGGCCGGCCTGTTCGCGCTGGTGATCGGCTACGTGAGCCTGCGCCGCTCGGGCATCTACTTCGCCATCCTCACCCTGGCGTTCGCCCAGATGTCCTACAACCTCGCCTACTCGGTGCTCACGCCGGTGACCAACGGCGAGACCGGGCTGCAGATGGCGCGCACCGATCCGCGGCTGATCGACACCTGGCTGCACGGGGCCAGCCCGGTCATTCCCTCCACCCACCTGTTCGGCATCCCGATGAGCGGCTACAGCGGCTTCTACTTCTGCGCCGTGCTGCTGATCGCCGCCTTCTGGGTGGCCCTGCGCATCAGCCGCTCGCCGTTCGGCACCATGCTGCGGGCCATCCGGTCCAACCAGAACCGGCTCAACTTCACGGGCGTGCACTCGCGCCCCTACGCGCTGGCCGCATTCGTGATCTCCGGCGTCTACGCCGGGCTGGCCGGCTCGCTGCTGGCGGTGACCGATCCGCTGGCCGGCGCCGAGCGCATGCAGTGGACCGCCTCCGGCGAAGTGGTGCTGATGACCATCCTGGGCGGGGTCGGCACGATGCTGGGCCCGGTGCTGGGCGCGGCGGTGATCAAGTACTTCGAGAACATCTTCTCGGCCTTCAACGCCCAGACCCTGCACCACCTGTTCTCGTTCCTGCCCGATCCGGTGGAGAACGCGGTGGTCGGCCTGCTCGGCCTGTTCGTCGGCGAGGGCTGGCAGCTGACGCTGGGCGTGCTGTTCATGATCGTGGTGGTCTTCCTGCCCGGCGGCATCATGGAAGGCATCGAGCGCGTCGGCCGGCTGCTGCGCCGCCGGCGCAGCGATGGCGCGCAGGCCGCCGCGGCGGCCCCCGCCGGTCCCGCGCACGGCGCTGCGCCGCAGCCAAACCCGGCCGCCGCCGGCTCCCGCAACCCGGCCGCGCAGCACGCGCGCGGCGCCGCCTAG